Proteins from a single region of Runella sp. SP2:
- a CDS encoding 2-oxoglutarate dehydrogenase E1 component produces the protein MEKYSYIANSEAAYIEELYQKYQQQPDSVDLSWQRFFEGFEFSLKYGDSKPTLNGNGTATTEKPVSASHTRKEMEVVHLIRGYRQRGHLASQTNPLGPRTNRYPELDLSDFNLAEADLDTVFEAGIEVFGRAATLREIVAALQKVYTGKIGFEYQYIRDRKVKSWLRKKIENEFLNFNPTIEQKKRILEKLNDAVTFENFLHTKFLGKKRFSLEGGEAAIPALDVAINRGAELGVEEVVVGMAHRGRLNVLTNIMHKPYEQVFNEFEENVVLDEFSDGDVKYHMGYESQIETPEGKRVSLKLMPNPSHLEAVNPVVVGYVRARADEHYNHIPGQDKYDPVLPILIHGDAAVAGQGIVYEVTQMSNLPAYYTGGTLHFVINNQIGFTTDHEDDRSSIYCSDIARIVDAPIFHVNGNDPEAVAFVMKVAVEFRQEFNRDVFVDMVCYRKYGHNESDEPRFTQPTMYAKISQQLNGRDLYLKELTERGELDAQIADQMRAELEGELQELLQKVKQKQLPYERPKLERDWAELRRSVPEDFEQSPETGISKEVIEKVGNALSSLPADFKVLKQIEKVLEERKQIFAGEKPFNWSAGELLAYGSLLAEGRTVRMTGQDVQRGTFSHRHAVLHESETNATHNSLAYIGEGQGKFEIYNSLLSEYGVMGYEYGYAMANPHALVIWEAQFGDFANGAQIMIDQFIAATESKWNAMNGLVMLLPHGYEGQGPEHSSARPERFLILSAEYNMYVCNITTPANLFHMMRRQLTTPFRKPCILMSPKSMLRSPMAVSPMSDFLEGSRFQETIGDTYADPKKVKKVLLCTGKIYWELYDKQQKDQRKDVAIIRVEQLHPFPKKQIEAYLSQYKKAEVVWVQEEPENMGYWSFILREFPEIGLGSVIARKASASPATGYMKIHTVEQADLIEQAFAGK, from the coding sequence ATGGAAAAATACTCATATATAGCGAATTCAGAAGCTGCGTACATTGAAGAGTTGTACCAAAAATACCAACAACAACCTGACTCCGTTGATTTAAGCTGGCAACGTTTCTTCGAAGGGTTTGAATTTTCACTCAAATACGGTGATTCAAAGCCTACTCTAAACGGAAACGGAACGGCTACGACCGAAAAGCCCGTCTCGGCTAGTCATACCCGTAAAGAAATGGAAGTGGTACACCTTATTAGAGGGTATCGTCAACGGGGACATTTGGCTTCGCAAACCAACCCACTCGGGCCGCGTACAAATCGCTATCCAGAACTCGATTTATCAGATTTTAACCTCGCAGAAGCAGATTTAGATACTGTTTTTGAAGCGGGTATTGAGGTGTTTGGCCGTGCTGCTACCCTCCGCGAAATTGTCGCCGCTCTCCAAAAAGTTTATACGGGTAAAATTGGTTTTGAATACCAATACATCCGCGATCGTAAAGTGAAGAGCTGGTTGCGTAAAAAGATTGAAAATGAGTTTCTTAATTTCAATCCAACAATTGAACAGAAGAAGAGAATTCTCGAAAAATTGAATGACGCCGTTACGTTCGAGAACTTCCTACATACCAAATTTTTGGGTAAGAAGCGTTTTTCACTCGAAGGTGGTGAAGCGGCTATCCCAGCTTTGGACGTGGCCATCAACCGTGGGGCTGAGTTGGGCGTGGAAGAGGTAGTAGTAGGGATGGCGCACCGTGGTCGCCTCAACGTACTGACCAACATCATGCACAAGCCTTACGAGCAAGTGTTCAATGAATTTGAAGAAAACGTGGTGTTGGACGAATTCAGTGATGGTGACGTAAAATACCACATGGGTTACGAGAGCCAAATCGAAACGCCCGAAGGTAAACGCGTAAGCCTCAAGCTGATGCCAAACCCGTCGCACTTGGAGGCGGTTAATCCAGTAGTAGTTGGATACGTGCGTGCCCGTGCGGATGAGCACTACAACCACATTCCAGGTCAAGATAAATATGATCCTGTATTACCTATCTTGATTCACGGTGACGCCGCCGTGGCTGGACAAGGTATCGTATATGAAGTAACCCAAATGTCGAATCTTCCTGCCTATTACACAGGAGGAACGTTACATTTTGTGATTAACAACCAGATTGGCTTTACAACCGACCACGAAGACGACCGCTCGTCGATTTATTGTTCGGATATCGCCAGAATTGTGGATGCGCCTATTTTCCACGTCAATGGTAACGACCCAGAAGCAGTAGCGTTTGTGATGAAAGTGGCCGTTGAATTCCGTCAGGAGTTTAACCGTGATGTGTTTGTCGATATGGTTTGTTACCGTAAATACGGCCACAACGAATCGGATGAGCCGCGTTTTACGCAACCGACGATGTACGCTAAAATTTCACAGCAACTCAACGGCCGTGATTTGTACTTGAAAGAATTGACGGAACGCGGTGAGTTGGATGCGCAGATTGCCGACCAAATGCGCGCTGAGTTGGAAGGAGAACTGCAAGAATTATTGCAAAAAGTAAAACAGAAACAACTTCCCTACGAGCGTCCAAAGCTTGAACGTGATTGGGCAGAATTGCGCCGCTCAGTACCAGAGGATTTTGAGCAGTCGCCCGAAACAGGTATTTCTAAAGAAGTGATTGAGAAAGTGGGTAACGCCCTTTCGAGCCTTCCTGCCGATTTCAAGGTGCTGAAACAAATTGAAAAGGTGTTGGAAGAACGCAAGCAGATTTTTGCGGGCGAAAAACCTTTCAACTGGTCAGCGGGTGAGTTGCTGGCTTACGGTTCGCTTTTGGCCGAAGGTAGAACGGTTCGTATGACAGGGCAGGACGTGCAGCGTGGTACCTTCTCGCACCGCCATGCGGTATTGCACGAAAGCGAAACCAACGCTACGCACAACAGCTTGGCCTACATTGGCGAAGGACAAGGTAAATTTGAAATCTATAACTCATTGCTTTCAGAGTACGGAGTAATGGGTTACGAATACGGGTATGCCATGGCAAACCCCCACGCATTGGTGATTTGGGAAGCACAGTTTGGAGATTTTGCCAACGGTGCCCAAATCATGATTGACCAGTTTATTGCGGCTACCGAATCAAAATGGAATGCCATGAACGGCTTGGTGATGCTTCTGCCACACGGCTACGAAGGCCAAGGCCCTGAGCACTCAAGCGCCCGTCCAGAACGTTTCTTGATTCTTTCGGCAGAATATAATATGTATGTGTGTAACATCACAACCCCTGCCAACTTGTTCCACATGATGCGTCGTCAGCTAACGACGCCATTCCGTAAGCCGTGTATTTTGATGTCGCCTAAGTCGATGTTGCGTAGTCCAATGGCAGTTTCGCCAATGAGCGATTTCTTAGAAGGAAGTCGTTTCCAAGAAACCATCGGCGATACGTATGCGGATCCTAAAAAGGTGAAAAAAGTGTTGTTGTGTACTGGTAAAATTTACTGGGAGTTGTATGACAAACAACAAAAAGACCAGCGCAAAGACGTGGCCATCATTCGGGTTGAACAATTGCACCCATTCCCCAAAAAGCAAATAGAGGCGTACTTGTCACAGTACAAAAAAGCCGAAGTTGTATGGGTGCAAGAAGAGCCAGAAAACATGGGTTACTGGTCGTTTATTCTCCGTGAATTCCCAGAAATTGGTTTGGGAAGTGTGATTGCCCGCAAAGCAAGTGCATCACCTGCAACGGGTTACATGAAAATTCATACGGTGGAGCAAGCCGACCTCATCGAACAAGCTTTTGCTGGAAAATAA
- a CDS encoding PorP/SprF family type IX secretion system membrane protein, whose product MMKKRYLRQTANFLLTASCLLLTAYHVQAQREVQYAQYLVNPLAINPAATGIRETFHFNAVLRRQFVAGVQGLPITQSFAMDGTVANGKIGLGLQGLNDRVSANTAVFGSISYIHKISEEQKLSIGALGGINVLPARDVLNTGGNINKALPSAGVGIYYEDETFFGGVSMPEILKQQYGYNSTSGLINYQRPIFVQLGMKSEVSDGIIVKPSLLLTKPEKSKMRLDLNAIATAQDRFTGGLSVRFGSTTYWQLLLAYDISKNIRIGYAYSSRRVEDFNAQTNNIAGVGKGIHEIVFTLQPNPQRD is encoded by the coding sequence ATGATGAAAAAACGATATTTACGACAAACGGCCAATTTTCTGCTAACGGCTTCTTGCCTACTGCTAACCGCTTACCACGTCCAAGCCCAGCGCGAAGTGCAGTATGCCCAGTATTTGGTAAATCCACTGGCGATTAATCCTGCCGCAACGGGTATCCGTGAAACCTTCCATTTCAATGCTGTATTGCGTCGTCAATTTGTAGCGGGCGTGCAAGGGTTGCCCATTACCCAATCTTTTGCCATGGACGGAACCGTAGCGAACGGAAAAATTGGCCTAGGACTCCAAGGGCTAAACGACCGCGTGTCGGCCAATACGGCCGTGTTTGGGAGTATTAGCTACATTCACAAAATATCAGAAGAGCAAAAATTGTCGATTGGGGCATTGGGTGGAATCAACGTTTTGCCTGCGCGCGATGTGCTCAATACGGGCGGAAACATCAATAAAGCCTTGCCAAGCGCAGGGGTTGGAATTTATTACGAAGATGAAACGTTTTTTGGAGGAGTGTCGATGCCCGAAATCCTCAAACAGCAGTACGGGTACAACAGCACGAGCGGATTAATCAATTACCAACGCCCCATTTTTGTCCAACTAGGGATGAAATCAGAAGTAAGCGACGGAATCATCGTCAAGCCATCTCTACTTCTTACCAAGCCCGAAAAGTCAAAAATGCGTCTTGATTTAAACGCCATTGCTACTGCACAAGACCGCTTTACGGGCGGGTTATCGGTTCGATTTGGCAGTACAACTTACTGGCAACTCTTGCTTGCATACGACATATCGAAGAACATTCGGATTGGTTATGCGTATAGTTCTCGTCGAGTAGAGGATTTTAACGCCCAAACCAATAACATCGCAGGAGTGGGAAAGGGAATCCACGAAATTGTTTTTACCCTTCAACCGAATCCTCAAAGAGATTAG
- a CDS encoding TlpA disulfide reductase family protein, whose product MRLKTTWTILLLSYSYLLVFTLEVFSQNVTISGEIKNPLDSSMSFILLRHGLVGEREIIEAKLDKANKFTLKLVLDDLAYIHFYHSNESSVVLRNWLIEKGDSVTMYFDATKILETMSFKGVNAAKYNYYVEDARNWGSWGEKFMQNFGKPIEFQFKYIDSVEAGRINLLAKFEKITSPLFAKVRYADIKGEVNSYRFTPLLPENKPPIPFYDLPNELKKFTRTMPLQSDTTAKSLYYVGYLDALSSFLYNDMKVMFKSSTMSLMDFQRSLYHPKVAENQFAYQIFDKLRTEGWNPTNQKLYDQYVEDYPNSPYIPFLKGRQIKAKVVAEGQKAFDLGVEALAKLESYKGKVIVLDFWASWCSSCIAEAKNVKKIKESLSAPDKVVFLSISLDDKESDWKKAIAKWGIVGHHIRLKNGFKDTVAKQYGVMGLPSYFIIDKEGKFADTNPPRPKYNEGKDFLKTIERVLLEPTR is encoded by the coding sequence ATGCGTCTCAAAACGACCTGGACTATTCTCCTTTTGTCTTACAGCTATTTATTGGTTTTTACACTAGAGGTTTTCTCCCAGAACGTAACTATTTCTGGAGAAATCAAAAACCCGCTCGATTCTTCCATGTCTTTTATTTTGCTTCGGCATGGTTTAGTGGGAGAGCGTGAAATCATAGAAGCGAAGCTAGACAAAGCGAATAAGTTTACGTTGAAGCTGGTTTTAGATGACTTAGCTTACATTCACTTTTATCACAGTAATGAATCGTCGGTTGTGTTGAGAAACTGGCTTATCGAAAAGGGGGACAGTGTGACCATGTATTTTGATGCCACAAAAATTTTGGAAACAATGTCGTTTAAAGGAGTAAATGCTGCCAAGTATAATTATTACGTGGAAGATGCCCGCAATTGGGGTTCTTGGGGCGAGAAGTTTATGCAAAATTTTGGTAAGCCTATTGAATTTCAGTTTAAATACATTGATTCTGTTGAGGCGGGAAGGATAAATTTATTAGCCAAATTTGAGAAAATAACGTCGCCTCTGTTTGCAAAGGTCAGGTATGCTGACATCAAGGGAGAGGTGAATAGTTACCGTTTTACGCCATTATTGCCCGAAAACAAGCCTCCCATTCCATTCTATGATTTGCCGAATGAACTGAAGAAGTTTACGCGAACAATGCCTTTACAAAGTGATACTACGGCAAAATCTTTGTATTACGTTGGCTATTTAGATGCGTTATCCTCTTTTTTGTACAATGACATGAAGGTGATGTTTAAAAGTTCGACGATGAGCTTGATGGATTTTCAGCGGAGTTTATACCATCCAAAGGTGGCAGAAAACCAGTTTGCGTACCAAATTTTTGATAAACTCAGAACAGAAGGCTGGAATCCCACGAACCAAAAGCTTTACGATCAATACGTTGAAGATTATCCAAATAGTCCATACATCCCTTTTTTGAAAGGTAGGCAAATCAAAGCAAAAGTAGTGGCCGAAGGACAAAAAGCATTTGATTTGGGAGTTGAGGCATTGGCGAAGTTAGAAAGCTATAAAGGCAAAGTAATTGTGTTGGATTTTTGGGCGAGTTGGTGTAGTTCTTGCATTGCGGAGGCCAAAAACGTCAAAAAGATAAAAGAATCCTTGAGTGCGCCTGACAAAGTAGTGTTTTTGAGCATTTCTTTGGACGACAAAGAGAGTGACTGGAAGAAAGCCATTGCTAAATGGGGGATAGTGGGGCATCACATACGGTTAAAAAATGGCTTTAAAGACACAGTTGCAAAGCAATACGGTGTCATGGGTTTGCCAAGTTACTTTATCATCGACAAAGAAGGAAAGTTTGCGGATACCAATCCACCGAGACCTAAATACAATGAAGGAAAAGATTTTTTAAAGACGATTGAACGAGTTTTACTTGAGCCAACTCGCTAA
- a CDS encoding redoxin domain-containing protein encodes MKLWSFLVGILGAVSSLTAVAQNLTIQNTTEKPITVQVEVMGGYKSMQPFDSLTIAAKGTATLNRKNAPLTFYRIVANNVIETFKDFVWERDVELIFDESSKFTVKGSTLTTEWDDFDKNMVLPVRDKLVANTIEYNKLLAAGDTLGAEKFMLKSSQAVGELNKQLDSIIFTPRRNFIDFYLLAGRWRAWSKSVCNEQLQAYAAAWGNHPFHKAIMDEIKKIESVGEGVRIRPFNTRSIEDKEVNLSEIKSDYILLDFWGSWCGPCIKAIPELQNLYTTFDASRLQIIGIAGENEVPSAQLRALLKKKDIGWTQIEELRLGRKTLAKQLNITFYPTYFLLDKNLKIVKRGDSRILKEVEEILRKK; translated from the coding sequence ATGAAGCTTTGGTCATTTCTAGTAGGCATATTGGGGGCTGTGAGTAGCCTAACTGCCGTCGCACAAAACCTCACCATTCAAAACACAACAGAGAAGCCTATAACGGTTCAAGTGGAAGTAATGGGAGGATACAAATCAATGCAACCATTTGACTCACTCACAATCGCTGCCAAAGGAACAGCGACGCTAAATCGCAAAAATGCACCTTTGACGTTTTACAGAATTGTTGCAAATAACGTAATAGAAACCTTCAAAGATTTTGTTTGGGAGCGCGACGTGGAATTGATCTTTGATGAATCCAGTAAGTTTACTGTCAAAGGCAGCACGTTAACAACCGAATGGGATGATTTTGATAAAAATATGGTATTGCCAGTGCGCGACAAATTGGTAGCAAATACAATTGAGTACAATAAATTACTAGCGGCTGGGGACACATTAGGGGCAGAAAAATTCATGTTAAAGTCTAGCCAAGCTGTTGGAGAGTTAAACAAACAGTTGGATAGCATCATTTTTACGCCCCGCAGGAATTTTATAGACTTTTATTTGTTGGCAGGCCGATGGAGAGCTTGGTCCAAAAGTGTATGTAATGAGCAACTGCAAGCGTACGCAGCTGCTTGGGGAAACCATCCGTTTCACAAAGCGATTATGGACGAAATCAAGAAAATAGAGAGTGTAGGCGAAGGGGTTCGCATTCGGCCGTTTAATACGAGGAGTATTGAGGACAAAGAAGTCAACTTGTCGGAAATAAAATCGGATTACATTTTGCTGGATTTTTGGGGGAGTTGGTGCGGGCCGTGCATCAAGGCGATACCTGAGTTACAAAACTTATACACGACTTTTGACGCGTCACGCCTTCAAATCATAGGGATTGCGGGAGAAAATGAAGTGCCCAGTGCGCAGCTTCGCGCGCTTCTCAAGAAAAAGGACATTGGGTGGACGCAAATAGAGGAGTTACGTCTGGGACGTAAAACGTTAGCGAAGCAGTTGAATATCACGTTTTATCCAACGTACTTTTTGCTGGACAAAAATCTTAAAATCGTCAAGAGAGGTGATTCGAGAATTTTGAAAGAAGTGGAAGAAATATTGCGCAAAAAATAA
- a CDS encoding carboxypeptidase-like regulatory domain-containing protein, whose product MLKFGTRKFIVGLLLGIFVKTAVQAQVLVGKVIDAHTSAPVPFAVVFISNTSKATETDTLGKYTLKNVFQHLRGGSVEVVVSLLGYTTFRQKITYSQRDTLLFPISLVPSQQTIAEIAVKGTRDQTWLKQYKKFEKAFVGTGENVRHTKILNAWVVDFDGDGNTFSASAKQPIAIENKALGYNIYFELQRATVSPIRSSFAGLARFEEIKLTDPKQQKKVAENRQRAYEGSERHFLKALAQNKLKQEGFVVYEVSPTYHEKTTFTHLNPQLGKRLFPFNDTAAVRMGKFPMSRELYIRNEIEVLNVNQVARIGTYQDAPFPVSWLRIKGGKAEVTTSGLLFDANSSEWAGDIAEGRVADLLPLDFDPEPLPESANWQLLLPKTEAEAPILSALEALPAPLVSVKHSFEGDSTVFRIQVKKTDGTPVQGKVSIAVIEDLQASAADTSLPVVAITDTSSVAVAPNNAITLEEVKVKVKQNKRATQTLLGKIDYVVESKDLRDIISGNVITALQSKVPGVDIFETTDNGGFSRKGARIRGGGYSLRATSSGEEEPLFLLDGIPYGTLQSLSAIPVSEVERIEVIKRANPLLGLRGKNGAINVVTKRAVSHSAAPTASVNEGKLFYWQPTTELSKEGEVLVRFLLPRGVTYYVTINGLTLENQPFTHELRVR is encoded by the coding sequence ATGCTCAAATTCGGGACAAGAAAGTTTATCGTCGGTTTACTGTTGGGTATCTTCGTCAAAACGGCGGTCCAAGCACAGGTGTTGGTCGGTAAGGTAATAGATGCCCACACCTCGGCGCCTGTTCCTTTTGCGGTTGTGTTTATTAGCAATACCTCCAAAGCCACCGAAACCGATACGCTGGGGAAATATACCCTAAAAAACGTCTTTCAACACCTGCGCGGTGGTAGCGTAGAAGTCGTGGTTTCGCTGTTGGGTTACACTACTTTTCGCCAGAAAATTACTTACAGCCAACGAGACACGCTTTTGTTTCCCATTTCGCTGGTTCCTTCCCAACAAACCATCGCCGAAATAGCCGTTAAAGGTACGCGCGACCAAACGTGGCTCAAGCAGTACAAAAAATTTGAGAAGGCGTTTGTCGGGACGGGTGAAAATGTTCGTCATACCAAAATTCTGAACGCTTGGGTCGTTGACTTTGATGGGGACGGCAATACGTTTTCGGCTTCGGCCAAACAGCCCATTGCCATCGAAAACAAAGCGTTGGGATACAATATCTATTTTGAACTTCAACGGGCAACGGTTTCACCTATACGCAGTAGCTTTGCGGGCTTGGCGCGGTTTGAAGAAATAAAATTGACAGACCCCAAACAACAAAAGAAAGTCGCCGAAAACCGCCAACGGGCGTATGAAGGCTCGGAGCGGCACTTCCTGAAAGCACTGGCCCAAAACAAACTCAAGCAAGAAGGGTTTGTGGTGTATGAAGTCAGTCCTACCTACCACGAAAAAACCACATTTACGCATTTGAACCCGCAGTTGGGCAAGCGTCTGTTTCCTTTCAACGATACGGCGGCCGTACGAATGGGCAAGTTTCCGATGTCAAGGGAATTGTACATTCGGAATGAAATTGAAGTGCTCAATGTCAACCAAGTGGCGCGAATCGGGACGTACCAAGATGCTCCTTTTCCCGTGTCGTGGCTGCGTATCAAAGGCGGCAAAGCCGAAGTGACAACCTCGGGCTTGCTTTTTGACGCTAACAGCAGCGAATGGGCGGGCGACATTGCCGAAGGGCGAGTCGCCGATTTGTTGCCGCTGGACTTTGACCCTGAGCCGCTGCCCGAATCCGCTAATTGGCAGTTGTTATTGCCCAAAACGGAAGCCGAAGCCCCCATTTTGAGTGCGTTAGAGGCACTCCCCGCACCGCTGGTATCGGTCAAACATTCGTTTGAAGGAGATTCGACGGTTTTTCGCATCCAAGTGAAAAAAACGGACGGAACGCCCGTGCAGGGAAAAGTATCGATTGCGGTTATTGAAGACCTGCAAGCGAGCGCGGCCGATACGTCGTTGCCAGTCGTGGCCATTACTGATACTTCGTCGGTGGCCGTCGCTCCCAACAACGCCATTACGTTGGAAGAGGTAAAAGTGAAGGTCAAACAAAACAAACGCGCTACCCAAACTTTGTTGGGAAAAATAGACTACGTGGTGGAAAGTAAAGACCTCCGAGACATTATTTCGGGGAACGTCATCACGGCGTTGCAAAGCAAAGTACCTGGGGTTGATATTTTTGAAACAACCGACAACGGCGGTTTTAGCCGAAAAGGAGCGAGAATCCGAGGGGGAGGGTACAGCCTGCGGGCAACATCGTCGGGGGAAGAGGAACCGCTTTTTTTGTTGGATGGAATTCCGTACGGAACCCTGCAAAGCCTCAGCGCCATTCCCGTAAGCGAAGTAGAACGCATTGAAGTCATCAAACGCGCGAATCCACTGTTGGGGTTGCGCGGTAAAAATGGGGCTATCAATGTCGTGACCAAGCGGGCGGTGAGCCACTCCGCTGCGCCTACGGCCTCCGTCAACGAAGGAAAACTGTTTTATTGGCAGCCAACCACGGAGTTGTCGAAAGAAGGAGAAGTGCTGGTTCGTTTTCTGTTACCCAGAGGTGTCACCTATTACGTCACCATCAACGGCTTAACGCTCGAAAATCAGCCTTTTACGCATGAGCTTCGGGTACGTTAA